In one window of Pseudopipra pipra isolate bDixPip1 chromosome 27, bDixPip1.hap1, whole genome shotgun sequence DNA:
- the SMIM24 gene encoding small integral membrane protein 24: MALGDTCPREANKGAPCPRHRDNAQAGGDRSSSRGAGPSRARALCPKMPWPSQPLSLLVLLVLAATARGQTSTGPKVLQPWLLGLTVVVVFLFVVFLVLIINRFWSLRKRRKQSDYPETKGTDRMERFSHDNPAAEDSDEESGGKKESNATSL; the protein is encoded by the exons ATGGCGCTTGGTGACACTTGTCCCCGGGAGGCCAATAAAGGTGCCCCTTGCCCTCGGCACAGAGACAACGCCCAGGCTGGCGGGGACAGGAGCTCATCTCGAGGAGCAGGACCCAGCCGTGCCCGAGCCCTCTGCCCGAAAATGCCGTGGCCCTCGCAGCCCCTCTCGCTCCTGGTCCTGCTCGTCCTCGCCGCCACCGCCCGGGGACAGACCA GCACCGGCCCAAAGGTGCTGCAGCCTTGGCTCCTGGGCCTCACGGTCGTCGTCGTCTTCCTCTTCGTCGTCTTCCTGGTGCTGATCATTAACCGGTTCTGGAGTCTCAGGAAGCGCAG GAAGCAGAGCGACTACCCGGAGACCAAGGGGACTGACAG GATGGAGCGCTTCAGCCACGACAACCCGGCGGCCGAGGACAGCGACGAGGAGAGCGGCGGCAAGAAGGAATCCAACGCCACGTCCCTCTGA
- the SMIM44 gene encoding small integral membrane protein 44: protein MALAGGVWGPRHLLQSPPEEDGVLYVDYKPPALDSIRLPRYVLYLVMAATLVLVVAYAIVGHLIKDLVHDFADWAFGPKLEEEKAVMAEGTVPEVEWLEEDEVLVERKVEGEGAGVLPGMDVPPALLAPRSSVSFADSPKKRFF from the exons ATGGCCCTGGCAGGGGGAGTGTGGGGGCCGCGGCACTTGCTGCAGTCCCCCCCCGAGGAGGACGGGGTGCTGTACGTGGACTACAAGCCCCCGGCCCTGGACAGCATCCGCCTGCCCCGCTACGTCCTGTACCTGGTGATGGCGGCCAcgctggtgctggtggtggcctATGCCATCGTGGGGCACCTCATCAAGGACCTGGTGCACGACTTTGCTG ACTGGGCGTTCGGGCCcaagctggaggaggagaaggcggTGATGGCCGAGGGCACCGTGCCGGAGGTGGAGTGGTTGGAGGAGGACGAGGTGCTGGTGGAGCGGAAGGTGGAGGGTGAAGGCGCCGGGGTCCTGCCCGGCATGGACGTCCCGCCGGCACTGCTGGCCCCACGCAGCTCCGTCTCCTTCGCTGACTCCCCCAAGAAGAGGTTCTTCTAG
- the DOHH gene encoding deoxyhypusine hydroxylase, which translates to MVTEQELEAIGRVLLDAAQPLPARFRALFTLRNLGGPTAVRWIGRAFGDGSALLKHELAFCLGQMQDEAAIPVLIQVLEDTAQEPMVRHEAGEALGAIGNPKVLDILRRYSEDPVVEVAETCQLAVRRLEWLQENKEKPGTSPYLSVDPAPPAEETDVAKLRETLLDESRELFERYRAMFALRNLGGQEAVLALAEGLRCGSALFRHEVGYVLGQLQDEACVPQLTAVLCSPSESPMVRHECAEALGAIARPSCLRALRAFAGDGERVVRESCQVALDMYEYENGAQFQYADGLCKLQASP; encoded by the exons ATGGTGacggagcaggagctggaggccATCGGCCGCGTGCTGCTGGACGCGGCGCAGCCTCTGCCCGCGCGGTTCCGGGCGCTCTTCACCCTGAGGAACCTGGGTGGCCCCACGGCCGTGCGCTGGATCGGCCGCGCCTTCGGGGACGGCTCGGCGCTGCTGAAGCACGAGCTGGCCTTCTGCCTGGGCCAGATGCAGGACGAGGCCGCCATCCCCGTGCTCATCCAGGTGCTGGAGGACACGGCACAGGAGCCCATGGTCAGGCACGAAGCAG GTGAAGCCCTGGGAGCTATTGGGAACCCCAAGGTGCTGGATATCCTGAGACGCTATTCCGAGGACCCCGTGGTCGAG GTAGCAGAGACGTGCCAACTGGCTGTGAGGAGGCTGGAGTGGCTGCAGGAGAACAAGGAGAAGCCAGGCACCAGCCCGTACCTCTCCGTGGATCCTGCTCCCCCCGCCGAGGAGACGGACGTTGCCAAGCTCCGGGAGACCCTCCTGGATGAGTCCCGGGAGCTGTTCGAGCGGTACCGCGCCATGTTCGCCCTGCGGAACCTGGGGGGCCAggaggctgtgctggcactggcCGAAG GGCTGCGCTGCGGCAGCGCGCTGTTCCGCCACGAGGTCGGGTACgtgctggggcagctgcaggaCGAGGCGTGCGTCCCTCAGCTCACGGCCGTGCTGTGCAGCCCCTCCGAGAGCCCCATGGTGCGGCACGAGTGCGCCGAGGCGCTGGGGGCCATCGCGCGGCCGTCCTGCCTGCGCGCCCTGCGCGCCTTCGCCGGCGACGGGGAGCGCGTGGTGCGCGAGAGCTGCCAGGTGGCCCTGGACATGTACGAGTACGAGAACGGCGCCCAGTTCCAGTACGCCGACGGGCTCTGCAAGCTGCAGGCCTCCCCCTGA
- the LOC135403265 gene encoding uncharacterized protein LOC135403265, which produces MRERLLVLLCALARRRRRRGAAMAGTGSGTGSSGGGGGWDGPQRRAWLRHYYSQRQKRLMTLLIAHRRRTSCCFYPRAWPSLRSSDWWERVVLKEFGPQDWLEKFRMSKETFFYVCNQLRPGLAPHSAHFHPTLPLEKRVAVALWHLATNVGYQTLSPLFGVGPSTVQSCVREVSYAVVLLLKPLYLRLPSEKELENMVRIFRTRWGFPHCIGALDSLHIPIHPPLRLASDYCNGQGWHSILTQATVDGLGQFWDVSTAFPGSMENSAVLESSSLWVLAKEGRLCPNPPKHFMGKAQKYVLLGDATYPLQDWILKPYQEDENLTQRQLQFNYRLRRAHSVIENAFLRLKARWQILLKCDDCSLELLPTLVLACCILHNVCEAHDNPFNEEWLEGAEPTELPKPCQPAPAAMEDNGAEQVRELMCQYFESCGEG; this is translated from the exons ATGCGGGAGcggctcctggtgctgctgtgcgCGCtggcccggcggcggcggcggcggggggcggccaTGGCCGGCACCGGCAGCGGGACcggcagcagcggcggcggcggcggctgggACGGGCCGCAGCGGCGGGCCTGGCTCCGGCACTACTACAGCCAGCGGCAGAAACGGCTCATGACG ctcctgatCGCTCACCGGAGGAgaaccagctgctgcttctacCCCCGTGCCTGGCCCAGCCTCAGGAGCTCGGACTGGTGGGAGCGGGTGGTCCTGAAGGAGTTTGGGCCCCAGGACTGGCTGGAGAAGTTCAGGATGTCCAAGGAGACCTTCTTCTACGTCTGCAACCAGCTGCGGCCCGGGCTGGCCCCGCACAGCGCCCACTTCCaccccaccctgcccctggAGAAGAGGGTGGCCGTGGCCCTGTGGCACCTGGCCACCAACGTGGGGTACCAGACCCTGAGCCCGCTCTTTGGCGTGGGGCCCTCCACggtgcagagctgtgtgagGGAGGTGAGCTACGccgtggtgctgctgctgaagccacTCTACCTGCGGCTGCCCAGCGAGAAGGAGCTGGAGAACATGGTGCGGATCTTCCGCACGCGCTGGGGCTTCCCCCACTGCATCGGGGCGCTGGACAGCCTGCACATCCCCATCCACCCGCCCCTGCGCCTTGCCAGCGACTACTGCAACGGCCAGGGCTGGCACTCCATCCTCACACAGGCCACCGTGGACGGGCTGGGGCAGTTCTGGGACGTGTCCACCGCCTTCCCGGGCAGCATGGAGAACAGCGCGGTGCTGGAGAGCTCCAGCCTGTGGGTGCTGGCCAAGGAGGGCCGGCTGTGCCCCAACCCTCCCAAGCACTTCATGGGGAAGGCGCAGAAGTACGTGCTGCTGGGCGATGCCACCTACCCCCTGCAGGACTGGATCCTCAAGCCCTACCAGGAGGACGAGAACCTCACCCAGCGCCAGCTGCAGTTCAACTACCGCCTGAGGCGGGCGCACAGCGTCATCGAGAACGCCTTCCTGCGCCTCAAGGCGCGCTGGCAGATCCTCCTCAAGTGTGATGactgcagcctggagctgctgcccacCCTGGTCCTGGCCTGCTGCATCCTGCACAATGTCTGCGAGGCCCACGACAACCCCTTCAACGAGGAGTGGCTGGAGGGGGCCGAGCCCACCGAGCTGCCCAAGCCCTGCCAGCCCGCGCCGGCTGCCATGGAGGACAACGGGGCCGAGCAAGTGCGGGAGCTGATGTGCCAGTACTTCGAGAGCTGCGGGGAGGGCTGA